One window from the genome of Dermacentor silvarum isolate Dsil-2018 chromosome 5, BIME_Dsil_1.4, whole genome shotgun sequence encodes:
- the LOC119454535 gene encoding zinc finger protein 664 isoform X4, whose translation MTFVAQLRVLPQRMRSKGLTNAMSLGECITFAKTACPTHSKVISQVEVGTQYSLPLADKSVECSFKAGRESRSVQTTETVDQSSYTSVSRPSISPSTASDDNSQQGCLHRCRLCDYETDKLVRLEEHGRVHTGERLFKCHLCLHSFSRRRSLNRHLFVHTGQRPFICHVCSQCFSLKAQLKVHLRTHTGEKPLQCPSCPQSFSNNTRLKEHLRCHTGEKPFQCPSCPQSFSRQSMMKLHLRIHTGEKPYQCPSCLQRFAQKYAVTEHLRTHTGEKPFQCPSCPRSFSLKGGLTKHMRIHTGDRPYRCAICSRSFARCDVLSRHKRTKHRDTVE comes from the exons GCCTCACAAATGCAATGAGCCTTGGTGAATGCATCACTTTTGCCAAAACGGCATGCCCCACCCATTCAAAGGTCATCAGTCAGGTCGAGGTTGGCACGCAGTACAGCTTGCCTCTGGCTGACAAGTCTGTCGAGTGTTCCTTCAAAGCAGGGAGGGAGTCGAGGAGCGTGCAGACTACAGAGACTGTGGATCAGTCAAGTTACACCTCAG TATCGAGGCCTTCTATTTCTCCATCAACAGCCAGCGATGACAACTCACAGCAGGGATGCCTCCACCGATGTCGTCTCTGTGATTATGAGACTGATAAACTGGTTCGTCTGGAAGAACACGGCAGGGTCCATACTGGCGAGCGTCTGTTTAAATGCCATTTGTGCCTTCATAGCTTTTCAAGAAGGCGTTCCCTAAACAGGCACCTGTTTGTCCATACTGGCCAGCGTCCGTTCATATGCCATGTGTGCTCTCAGTGCTTCTCACTAAAGGCGCAGCTGAAAGTACACCTGCGCACACACACAGGGGAGAAGCCacttcagtgcccttcatgccctcaaagcttctcgaATAATACAAGGCTTAAGGAACACCTGCGCtgccacacaggcgagaagccatttcaatgcccttcatgccctcagagcttctcgcGTCAGTCAATGATGAAGCTACACCTACGCATCCATACAGGTGAGAAGCCatatcagtgcccttcatgccttcaGAGATTTGCACAAAAGTACGCCGTTACggaacacctgcgcacccacacaggcgagaagccatttcaatgcccttcatgccctcggagcttctcgCTGAAAGGTGGCTTGACGAAACACATGCGCATTCATACAGGTGACCGACCATACCGTTGCGCCATCTGCTCCAGGTCCTTTGCACGGTGTGATGTGTTGAGCAGACATAAGAGGACAAAACACCGTGATACTGTAGAGTAG
- the LOC119454535 gene encoding zinc finger protein 664 isoform X6, with protein MTFVAQLRVLPQRMRSKGLTNAMSLGECITFAKTACPTHSKVISQVEVGTQYSLPLADKSVECSFKAGRESRSVQTTETVDQSSYTSVSRPSISPSTASDDNSQQGCLHRCRLCDYETDKLVRLEEHGRVHTGERLFKCHLCLHSFSRRRSLNRHLFVHTGQRPFICHVCSQCFSLKAQLKVHLRTHTGEKPLQCPSCPQSFSNNTRLKEHLRCHTGEKPFQCPSCPQSFSRQSMMKLHLRIHTGEKPYQCPSCLQRFAQKYAVTEHLRTHTGEKPFQCPSCPRSFSLKGGLTKHMRIHTGDRPYRCAICSRSFARCDVLSRHKRTKHRDTVE; from the exons atgacatttgttgcccAGCTGCGGGTGCTACCGCAGCGCATGCGGAGCAAAG GCCTCACAAATGCAATGAGCCTTGGTGAATGCATCACTTTTGCCAAAACGGCATGCCCCACCCATTCAAAGGTCATCAGTCAGGTCGAGGTTGGCACGCAGTACAGCTTGCCTCTGGCTGACAAGTCTGTCGAGTGTTCCTTCAAAGCAGGGAGGGAGTCGAGGAGCGTGCAGACTACAGAGACTGTGGATCAGTCAAGTTACACCTCAG TATCGAGGCCTTCTATTTCTCCATCAACAGCCAGCGATGACAACTCACAGCAGGGATGCCTCCACCGATGTCGTCTCTGTGATTATGAGACTGATAAACTGGTTCGTCTGGAAGAACACGGCAGGGTCCATACTGGCGAGCGTCTGTTTAAATGCCATTTGTGCCTTCATAGCTTTTCAAGAAGGCGTTCCCTAAACAGGCACCTGTTTGTCCATACTGGCCAGCGTCCGTTCATATGCCATGTGTGCTCTCAGTGCTTCTCACTAAAGGCGCAGCTGAAAGTACACCTGCGCACACACACAGGGGAGAAGCCacttcagtgcccttcatgccctcaaagcttctcgaATAATACAAGGCTTAAGGAACACCTGCGCtgccacacaggcgagaagccatttcaatgcccttcatgccctcagagcttctcgcGTCAGTCAATGATGAAGCTACACCTACGCATCCATACAGGTGAGAAGCCatatcagtgcccttcatgccttcaGAGATTTGCACAAAAGTACGCCGTTACggaacacctgcgcacccacacaggcgagaagccatttcaatgcccttcatgccctcggagcttctcgCTGAAAGGTGGCTTGACGAAACACATGCGCATTCATACAGGTGACCGACCATACCGTTGCGCCATCTGCTCCAGGTCCTTTGCACGGTGTGATGTGTTGAGCAGACATAAGAGGACAAAACACCGTGATACTGTAGAGTAG
- the LOC119454535 gene encoding zinc finger protein 664 isoform X3, which translates to MILRSRGWSLALCVLSSQRLTNAMSLGECITFAKTACPTHSKVISQVEVGTQYSLPLADKSVECSFKAGRESRSVQTTETVDQSSYTSVSRPSISPSTASDDNSQQGCLHRCRLCDYETDKLVRLEEHGRVHTGERLFKCHLCLHSFSRRRSLNRHLFVHTGQRPFICHVCSQCFSLKAQLKVHLRTHTGEKPLQCPSCPQSFSNNTRLKEHLRCHTGEKPFQCPSCPQSFSRQSMMKLHLRIHTGEKPYQCPSCLQRFAQKYAVTEHLRTHTGEKPFQCPSCPRSFSLKGGLTKHMRIHTGDRPYRCAICSRSFARCDVLSRHKRTKHRDTVE; encoded by the exons GCCTCACAAATGCAATGAGCCTTGGTGAATGCATCACTTTTGCCAAAACGGCATGCCCCACCCATTCAAAGGTCATCAGTCAGGTCGAGGTTGGCACGCAGTACAGCTTGCCTCTGGCTGACAAGTCTGTCGAGTGTTCCTTCAAAGCAGGGAGGGAGTCGAGGAGCGTGCAGACTACAGAGACTGTGGATCAGTCAAGTTACACCTCAG TATCGAGGCCTTCTATTTCTCCATCAACAGCCAGCGATGACAACTCACAGCAGGGATGCCTCCACCGATGTCGTCTCTGTGATTATGAGACTGATAAACTGGTTCGTCTGGAAGAACACGGCAGGGTCCATACTGGCGAGCGTCTGTTTAAATGCCATTTGTGCCTTCATAGCTTTTCAAGAAGGCGTTCCCTAAACAGGCACCTGTTTGTCCATACTGGCCAGCGTCCGTTCATATGCCATGTGTGCTCTCAGTGCTTCTCACTAAAGGCGCAGCTGAAAGTACACCTGCGCACACACACAGGGGAGAAGCCacttcagtgcccttcatgccctcaaagcttctcgaATAATACAAGGCTTAAGGAACACCTGCGCtgccacacaggcgagaagccatttcaatgcccttcatgccctcagagcttctcgcGTCAGTCAATGATGAAGCTACACCTACGCATCCATACAGGTGAGAAGCCatatcagtgcccttcatgccttcaGAGATTTGCACAAAAGTACGCCGTTACggaacacctgcgcacccacacaggcgagaagccatttcaatgcccttcatgccctcggagcttctcgCTGAAAGGTGGCTTGACGAAACACATGCGCATTCATACAGGTGACCGACCATACCGTTGCGCCATCTGCTCCAGGTCCTTTGCACGGTGTGATGTGTTGAGCAGACATAAGAGGACAAAACACCGTGATACTGTAGAGTAG
- the LOC119454535 gene encoding gastrula zinc finger protein XlCGF7.1 isoform X12 — translation MSLGECITFAKTACPTHSKVISQVEVGTQYSLPLADKSVECSFKAGRESRSVQTTETVDQSSYTSVSRPSISPSTASDDNSQQGCLHRCRLCDYETDKLVRLEEHGRVHTGERLFKCHLCLHSFSRRRSLNRHLFVHTGQRPFICHVCSQCFSLKAQLKVHLRTHTGEKPLQCPSCPQSFSNNTRLKEHLRCHTGEKPFQCPSCPQSFSRQSMMKLHLRIHTGEKPYQCPSCLQRFAQKYAVTEHLRTHTGEKPFQCPSCPRSFSLKGGLTKHMRIHTGDRPYRCAICSRSFARCDVLSRHKRTKHRDTVE, via the exons ATGAGCCTTGGTGAATGCATCACTTTTGCCAAAACGGCATGCCCCACCCATTCAAAGGTCATCAGTCAGGTCGAGGTTGGCACGCAGTACAGCTTGCCTCTGGCTGACAAGTCTGTCGAGTGTTCCTTCAAAGCAGGGAGGGAGTCGAGGAGCGTGCAGACTACAGAGACTGTGGATCAGTCAAGTTACACCTCAG TATCGAGGCCTTCTATTTCTCCATCAACAGCCAGCGATGACAACTCACAGCAGGGATGCCTCCACCGATGTCGTCTCTGTGATTATGAGACTGATAAACTGGTTCGTCTGGAAGAACACGGCAGGGTCCATACTGGCGAGCGTCTGTTTAAATGCCATTTGTGCCTTCATAGCTTTTCAAGAAGGCGTTCCCTAAACAGGCACCTGTTTGTCCATACTGGCCAGCGTCCGTTCATATGCCATGTGTGCTCTCAGTGCTTCTCACTAAAGGCGCAGCTGAAAGTACACCTGCGCACACACACAGGGGAGAAGCCacttcagtgcccttcatgccctcaaagcttctcgaATAATACAAGGCTTAAGGAACACCTGCGCtgccacacaggcgagaagccatttcaatgcccttcatgccctcagagcttctcgcGTCAGTCAATGATGAAGCTACACCTACGCATCCATACAGGTGAGAAGCCatatcagtgcccttcatgccttcaGAGATTTGCACAAAAGTACGCCGTTACggaacacctgcgcacccacacaggcgagaagccatttcaatgcccttcatgccctcggagcttctcgCTGAAAGGTGGCTTGACGAAACACATGCGCATTCATACAGGTGACCGACCATACCGTTGCGCCATCTGCTCCAGGTCCTTTGCACGGTGTGATGTGTTGAGCAGACATAAGAGGACAAAACACCGTGATACTGTAGAGTAG
- the LOC119454535 gene encoding zinc finger protein 664 isoform X1: protein MILRSRGWSLALCVLSSQRLTNAMSLGECITFAKTACPTHSKVISQVEVGTQYSLPLADKSVECSFKAGRESRSVQTTETVDQSSYTSVSRPSISPSTASDDNSQQGCLHRCRLCDYETDKLVRLEEHGRVHTGERLFKCHLCLHSFSRRRSLNRHLFVHTGQRPFICHVCSQCFSLKAQLKVHLRTHTGEKPLQCPSCPQSFSNNTRLKEHLRCHTGEKPFQCPSCPQSFSRQSMMKLHLRIHTGEKPYQCPSCLQRFAQKYAVTEHLRTHTGEKPFQCPSCPRSFSLKGGLTKHMRIHTGDRPYRCAICSRSFARCDVLSRHKRTKHRDTVE, encoded by the exons ATgattctccgttcgcggggcTGGTCACTTGCCCTCTGTGTACTTTCATCACAAC GCCTCACAAATGCAATGAGCCTTGGTGAATGCATCACTTTTGCCAAAACGGCATGCCCCACCCATTCAAAGGTCATCAGTCAGGTCGAGGTTGGCACGCAGTACAGCTTGCCTCTGGCTGACAAGTCTGTCGAGTGTTCCTTCAAAGCAGGGAGGGAGTCGAGGAGCGTGCAGACTACAGAGACTGTGGATCAGTCAAGTTACACCTCAG TATCGAGGCCTTCTATTTCTCCATCAACAGCCAGCGATGACAACTCACAGCAGGGATGCCTCCACCGATGTCGTCTCTGTGATTATGAGACTGATAAACTGGTTCGTCTGGAAGAACACGGCAGGGTCCATACTGGCGAGCGTCTGTTTAAATGCCATTTGTGCCTTCATAGCTTTTCAAGAAGGCGTTCCCTAAACAGGCACCTGTTTGTCCATACTGGCCAGCGTCCGTTCATATGCCATGTGTGCTCTCAGTGCTTCTCACTAAAGGCGCAGCTGAAAGTACACCTGCGCACACACACAGGGGAGAAGCCacttcagtgcccttcatgccctcaaagcttctcgaATAATACAAGGCTTAAGGAACACCTGCGCtgccacacaggcgagaagccatttcaatgcccttcatgccctcagagcttctcgcGTCAGTCAATGATGAAGCTACACCTACGCATCCATACAGGTGAGAAGCCatatcagtgcccttcatgccttcaGAGATTTGCACAAAAGTACGCCGTTACggaacacctgcgcacccacacaggcgagaagccatttcaatgcccttcatgccctcggagcttctcgCTGAAAGGTGGCTTGACGAAACACATGCGCATTCATACAGGTGACCGACCATACCGTTGCGCCATCTGCTCCAGGTCCTTTGCACGGTGTGATGTGTTGAGCAGACATAAGAGGACAAAACACCGTGATACTGTAGAGTAG
- the LOC119454535 gene encoding gastrula zinc finger protein XlCGF7.1 isoform X7, with the protein MLAGLLLTGLTNAMSLGECITFAKTACPTHSKVISQVEVGTQYSLPLADKSVECSFKAGRESRSVQTTETVDQSSYTSVSRPSISPSTASDDNSQQGCLHRCRLCDYETDKLVRLEEHGRVHTGERLFKCHLCLHSFSRRRSLNRHLFVHTGQRPFICHVCSQCFSLKAQLKVHLRTHTGEKPLQCPSCPQSFSNNTRLKEHLRCHTGEKPFQCPSCPQSFSRQSMMKLHLRIHTGEKPYQCPSCLQRFAQKYAVTEHLRTHTGEKPFQCPSCPRSFSLKGGLTKHMRIHTGDRPYRCAICSRSFARCDVLSRHKRTKHRDTVE; encoded by the exons ATGCTTGCTGGTTTATTGCTCACGG GCCTCACAAATGCAATGAGCCTTGGTGAATGCATCACTTTTGCCAAAACGGCATGCCCCACCCATTCAAAGGTCATCAGTCAGGTCGAGGTTGGCACGCAGTACAGCTTGCCTCTGGCTGACAAGTCTGTCGAGTGTTCCTTCAAAGCAGGGAGGGAGTCGAGGAGCGTGCAGACTACAGAGACTGTGGATCAGTCAAGTTACACCTCAG TATCGAGGCCTTCTATTTCTCCATCAACAGCCAGCGATGACAACTCACAGCAGGGATGCCTCCACCGATGTCGTCTCTGTGATTATGAGACTGATAAACTGGTTCGTCTGGAAGAACACGGCAGGGTCCATACTGGCGAGCGTCTGTTTAAATGCCATTTGTGCCTTCATAGCTTTTCAAGAAGGCGTTCCCTAAACAGGCACCTGTTTGTCCATACTGGCCAGCGTCCGTTCATATGCCATGTGTGCTCTCAGTGCTTCTCACTAAAGGCGCAGCTGAAAGTACACCTGCGCACACACACAGGGGAGAAGCCacttcagtgcccttcatgccctcaaagcttctcgaATAATACAAGGCTTAAGGAACACCTGCGCtgccacacaggcgagaagccatttcaatgcccttcatgccctcagagcttctcgcGTCAGTCAATGATGAAGCTACACCTACGCATCCATACAGGTGAGAAGCCatatcagtgcccttcatgccttcaGAGATTTGCACAAAAGTACGCCGTTACggaacacctgcgcacccacacaggcgagaagccatttcaatgcccttcatgccctcggagcttctcgCTGAAAGGTGGCTTGACGAAACACATGCGCATTCATACAGGTGACCGACCATACCGTTGCGCCATCTGCTCCAGGTCCTTTGCACGGTGTGATGTGTTGAGCAGACATAAGAGGACAAAACACCGTGATACTGTAGAGTAG
- the LOC119454535 gene encoding gastrula zinc finger protein XlCGF7.1 isoform X8 translates to MLAGLLLTGLTNAMSLGECITFAKTACPTHSKVISQVEVGTQYSLPLADKSVECSFKAGRESRSVQTTETVDQSSYTSVSRPSISPSTASDDNSQQGCLHRCRLCDYETDKLVRLEEHGRVHTGERLFKCHLCLHSFSRRRSLNRHLFVHTGQRPFICHVCSQCFSLKAQLKVHLRTHTGEKPLQCPSCPQSFSNNTRLKEHLRCHTGEKPFQCPSCPQSFSRQSMMKLHLRIHTGEKPYQCPSCLQRFAQKYAVTEHLRTHTGEKPFQCPSCPRSFSLKGGLTKHMRIHTGDRPYRCAICSRSFARCDVLSRHKRTKHRDTVE, encoded by the exons GCCTCACAAATGCAATGAGCCTTGGTGAATGCATCACTTTTGCCAAAACGGCATGCCCCACCCATTCAAAGGTCATCAGTCAGGTCGAGGTTGGCACGCAGTACAGCTTGCCTCTGGCTGACAAGTCTGTCGAGTGTTCCTTCAAAGCAGGGAGGGAGTCGAGGAGCGTGCAGACTACAGAGACTGTGGATCAGTCAAGTTACACCTCAG TATCGAGGCCTTCTATTTCTCCATCAACAGCCAGCGATGACAACTCACAGCAGGGATGCCTCCACCGATGTCGTCTCTGTGATTATGAGACTGATAAACTGGTTCGTCTGGAAGAACACGGCAGGGTCCATACTGGCGAGCGTCTGTTTAAATGCCATTTGTGCCTTCATAGCTTTTCAAGAAGGCGTTCCCTAAACAGGCACCTGTTTGTCCATACTGGCCAGCGTCCGTTCATATGCCATGTGTGCTCTCAGTGCTTCTCACTAAAGGCGCAGCTGAAAGTACACCTGCGCACACACACAGGGGAGAAGCCacttcagtgcccttcatgccctcaaagcttctcgaATAATACAAGGCTTAAGGAACACCTGCGCtgccacacaggcgagaagccatttcaatgcccttcatgccctcagagcttctcgcGTCAGTCAATGATGAAGCTACACCTACGCATCCATACAGGTGAGAAGCCatatcagtgcccttcatgccttcaGAGATTTGCACAAAAGTACGCCGTTACggaacacctgcgcacccacacaggcgagaagccatttcaatgcccttcatgccctcggagcttctcgCTGAAAGGTGGCTTGACGAAACACATGCGCATTCATACAGGTGACCGACCATACCGTTGCGCCATCTGCTCCAGGTCCTTTGCACGGTGTGATGTGTTGAGCAGACATAAGAGGACAAAACACCGTGATACTGTAGAGTAG